One genomic region from Streptomyces sp. NBC_00582 encodes:
- a CDS encoding PPOX class F420-dependent oxidoreductase: MDDNALERLGAGKYLLITSYRKNGSGVATPVWVVRDGDTLGAWSAADAWKVKRIRARGDVLVGPCDVRGNPTGEQIPATAEICDAGTTARYRTLLARKYGVLGRLTLLGSRLRRGLDGTVGIRITL, translated from the coding sequence ATGGACGACAACGCGCTCGAACGGCTCGGGGCGGGTAAGTATCTGCTGATCACCAGCTACCGGAAGAACGGCAGCGGGGTCGCCACCCCGGTGTGGGTGGTGCGGGACGGGGACACGCTGGGGGCCTGGTCGGCCGCCGATGCCTGGAAGGTGAAGCGGATCCGGGCCCGCGGCGACGTCCTCGTCGGCCCTTGTGACGTACGCGGCAACCCCACCGGCGAGCAGATCCCGGCCACCGCGGAGATCTGCGACGCCGGGACGACCGCCCGCTACCGCACGCTGCTCGCCCGCAAGTACGGTGTCCTGGGGCGGCTGACGCTCCTGGGCAGCCGGCTGCGGCGCGGACTGGACGGGACGGTCGGCATCCGCATCACGCTCTGA
- a CDS encoding ROK family transcriptional regulator: protein MTARTASWLPLSPGERSVAIEVLVHGPLSRTDLARRLDLSAGSLTRLTKPLIESGLLVEVAEGGGPAEVRQGRPSQPLDVVAGSRSFLGFKITADRVYGVVTTLRSDIVARHDRPLTGRDPAEVVALLGAMTEELSRAHPGIAGIGIGVGGLVVDRAVVGESVYLGWRDVPLAALTEERTGLPVVVENDVAALVEAETWFGAGRGLDRFAVLTIGAGLGYGLVLGGKRVPCAEEDRGFGRHWIVNPHGPLTPDGERGSAVSLLTIPNIRYQVQAATGRAWTYEEILARAADGEPLPARVVEEAARALGTLVAQIANFAMPQKILLAGEGVGLMEVGGVTVAETIRSHRHPLAAPVDLETKVSDFHDWARGAAVLAIQVLVLGVARGELPEGG from the coding sequence ATGACCGCACGTACCGCCAGTTGGCTGCCGCTGAGCCCGGGAGAGCGCTCGGTCGCGATCGAGGTGCTCGTCCACGGGCCGCTGTCGCGCACCGACCTCGCCCGTCGGCTCGACCTCTCCGCCGGCAGCCTGACCCGGCTGACCAAACCCCTGATCGAGTCGGGGCTGCTCGTCGAGGTCGCCGAGGGGGGAGGTCCGGCGGAGGTGCGGCAGGGCCGCCCCTCGCAACCGCTCGACGTGGTCGCCGGATCCCGCTCGTTCCTCGGCTTCAAGATCACCGCGGACCGGGTCTACGGCGTCGTCACCACCCTCAGGAGCGACATCGTCGCCCGCCACGACCGCCCGCTCACCGGCCGCGACCCCGCCGAGGTCGTCGCCCTCCTCGGTGCGATGACCGAGGAACTGTCCCGCGCCCACCCCGGGATCGCCGGCATCGGCATCGGGGTCGGCGGGCTCGTCGTGGACCGTGCCGTGGTCGGCGAGTCGGTCTACCTCGGCTGGCGGGACGTGCCGCTCGCCGCGCTCACCGAGGAGCGCACCGGACTGCCCGTGGTCGTCGAGAACGACGTCGCCGCCCTCGTCGAGGCCGAGACCTGGTTCGGCGCCGGCCGCGGCCTCGACCGCTTCGCCGTCCTCACCATCGGCGCCGGCCTGGGCTACGGCCTGGTCCTCGGTGGCAAGCGGGTCCCGTGCGCCGAGGAGGACCGCGGCTTCGGCCGCCACTGGATCGTGAACCCCCACGGGCCGCTCACCCCCGACGGCGAACGCGGCAGCGCCGTCTCGCTGCTCACCATCCCCAACATCCGCTACCAGGTCCAGGCCGCCACCGGCCGCGCCTGGACCTACGAGGAGATCCTCGCCCGCGCCGCCGACGGCGAACCCCTGCCCGCCCGGGTCGTGGAGGAGGCGGCCCGTGCCCTGGGCACGCTGGTGGCGCAGATCGCGAACTTCGCCATGCCGCAGAAGATCCTCCTGGCCGGCGAGGGGGTCGGCCTCATGGAGGTGGGGGGCGTCACGGTGGCCGAGACCATTCGCTCCCACCGGCATCCGCTCGCCGCTCCGGTCGACCTGGAGACCAAGGTGTCCGACTTCCACGACTGGGCTCGCGGCGCCGCCGTACTGGCCATTCAGGTGCTGGTGTTGGGGGTCGCGCGGGGCGAACTGCCGGAGGGGGGTTGA
- a CDS encoding SAM-dependent methyltransferase: MTSVTPSPENSRIDITQPHTARIWNYWLGGKDHYEVDRVAGDRIRELHPDIGAYARADRLFLGRAVTHLVAEAGIRQFLDVGTGLPTADNTHEVAQRLAPDARVVYVDNDPLVLAHARALLTSTPEGRTDYLDEDLRNTDAILRHAEKTLDLTEPVALMLLGVVIFVGDDEDPYGLVRRLLDRLPPGSHLVLSHTVTHPAMPDVDEAVRFWNEHGTPKLTQRTPERVAGFFDGLELLEPGVVSCSRWRPAPEGTGWAGEPEEVAMFGGVARKH; encoded by the coding sequence ATGACATCCGTGACACCCTCACCGGAGAACTCCCGTATCGACATCACCCAGCCGCACACGGCCCGTATCTGGAACTACTGGCTGGGCGGCAAGGACCACTACGAGGTCGACCGGGTCGCCGGTGACCGGATCCGGGAGTTACACCCGGACATCGGCGCGTACGCGCGCGCCGACCGGCTCTTCCTGGGCCGTGCCGTCACGCATCTGGTCGCCGAGGCCGGGATCCGCCAGTTCCTCGACGTCGGCACCGGACTGCCGACGGCGGACAACACCCACGAGGTGGCCCAGCGGCTGGCACCGGACGCCCGGGTCGTCTACGTGGACAACGACCCGCTGGTCCTGGCCCACGCCCGGGCCCTGCTCACCAGCACCCCCGAAGGCCGGACCGACTACCTCGACGAGGACCTGCGCAACACCGACGCGATCCTCCGGCACGCCGAGAAGACACTGGACCTGACCGAGCCTGTCGCGCTGATGCTGCTCGGCGTGGTCATCTTCGTCGGCGACGACGAGGACCCGTACGGGCTGGTGCGACGGCTGCTCGACCGGCTGCCGCCGGGCAGCCATCTGGTGCTGTCGCACACGGTCACCCATCCGGCGATGCCGGACGTGGACGAGGCCGTGAGGTTCTGGAACGAGCACGGCACCCCGAAGCTGACCCAGCGCACCCCGGAGCGGGTGGCCGGTTTCTTCGACGGCCTGGAGCTGCTGGAACCGGGCGTGGTGTCGTGCTCGCGCTGGCGGCCCGCACCGGAGGGGACCGGTTGGGCAGGGGAGCCGGAGGAGGTCGCGATGTTCGGCGGGGTGGCACGAAAACACTGA
- a CDS encoding L,D-transpeptidase family protein: protein MGDIRRKGAVALGVTGLVAPLTLVLGAAPAQAATCTTQAGPYQKQVEKFLGRPVDGRQSAADCRAIQAFQNKHGITPNIGYAGSVTWGVMDLMNKQKAVGNNPNAARKCPTNRGRIACVNLTLQLSWIQDGSRLVYGPVPVRTGRNGYETRTGLKKIYWRDIDHVSTLYNVPMPYSQFFDGGQAFHSVNLSMWNPPGSHGCVNMTTATAKKYWSLLKNGDDVFVYGRKPGT from the coding sequence ATGGGGGACATACGCAGAAAAGGAGCCGTCGCGCTCGGCGTCACGGGGCTGGTGGCCCCGCTGACGCTCGTGCTGGGCGCCGCGCCCGCCCAGGCCGCGACCTGCACCACACAGGCCGGCCCGTACCAGAAGCAGGTCGAGAAGTTCCTCGGCCGGCCCGTCGACGGTCGGCAGTCGGCCGCCGACTGCCGGGCCATCCAGGCCTTCCAGAACAAGCACGGCATCACCCCGAACATCGGCTACGCCGGGTCCGTCACCTGGGGTGTGATGGATCTCATGAACAAGCAGAAGGCGGTGGGCAACAACCCCAACGCCGCCCGCAAGTGCCCCACCAACAGGGGCCGGATCGCCTGCGTCAACCTCACCCTCCAGCTCAGCTGGATCCAGGACGGCAGCAGGCTCGTCTACGGCCCCGTCCCGGTCCGCACGGGCCGCAACGGATACGAGACCCGCACCGGGCTGAAGAAGATCTACTGGCGTGACATCGACCACGTCTCGACCCTCTACAACGTGCCGATGCCGTACAGCCAGTTCTTCGACGGCGGCCAGGCCTTCCACTCGGTCAACCTCAGCATGTGGAATCCGCCGGGCTCGCACGGCTGCGTCAACATGACGACGGCCACCGCCAAGAAGTACTGGTCGCTGCTGAAGAACGGCGACGACGTCTTCGTCTACGGCCGCAAGCCGGGCACCTGA
- a CDS encoding Gfo/Idh/MocA family protein, whose translation MTFSLGIVGAGQFSGQFATLFQAHPGVGDVYVTDLLPERAEQLVSAQGLAGTFPSYEAMLESPAVDAVAIFTQRWTHGPLVLQGLNAGKHVYSAVPMAISTEEIAAIIDAVRATGLTYMMGETSQYNPATVHARNQIAEGAFGRLFYAEGDYVHDMDLGFYDAYRYSGGEDWKATASYPPLLYPTHSVGGVLGAWQTHAVSVSAIGVVDERGDGVFDKDVSRFGNDFSNATALFEVAGGGSFRTNEFRRVGYPSHIRESRFRFFGTEASMEQLATVALWQDKQGVKDISELLEPKPTLSPDDPSLRHIAPELRAAFTSGSAPVHDRSRLPREFDELHNGHEGSHHFLVDDFVTAVNTRTLPSVNAWVAARYTLPGVIAHESARQGGVRLEIPDFGDAPES comes from the coding sequence ATGACGTTCTCGCTCGGCATCGTCGGGGCCGGCCAGTTCTCCGGCCAGTTCGCGACGCTGTTCCAGGCCCACCCCGGCGTAGGTGACGTGTACGTCACCGATCTGCTGCCCGAGCGGGCCGAACAACTCGTCTCTGCGCAGGGGCTCGCCGGCACCTTCCCCTCGTACGAGGCGATGCTGGAGTCACCGGCGGTCGACGCCGTCGCGATCTTCACCCAGCGCTGGACCCACGGCCCCCTGGTGCTCCAGGGGCTGAACGCCGGCAAGCACGTGTACTCCGCCGTCCCCATGGCGATCAGCACGGAGGAGATCGCGGCGATCATCGACGCCGTCAGGGCGACCGGGCTGACGTACATGATGGGCGAGACCAGCCAGTACAACCCGGCGACCGTGCACGCCCGCAACCAGATCGCCGAGGGCGCCTTCGGGCGGCTCTTCTACGCCGAGGGCGACTACGTCCACGACATGGACCTCGGGTTCTACGACGCGTACCGGTACAGCGGTGGTGAGGACTGGAAGGCCACCGCCAGCTATCCCCCGCTGCTGTACCCGACGCACTCGGTGGGCGGGGTGCTGGGCGCCTGGCAGACGCACGCGGTGAGCGTGTCGGCGATCGGGGTGGTGGACGAGCGCGGCGACGGCGTCTTCGACAAGGACGTCAGCCGGTTCGGGAACGACTTCTCCAACGCGACCGCGCTGTTCGAGGTAGCGGGCGGCGGCTCGTTCCGTACGAACGAGTTCCGGCGGGTGGGCTATCCCTCGCACATCCGGGAGTCCCGTTTCCGCTTCTTCGGTACGGAGGCGAGCATGGAGCAGCTCGCCACGGTGGCACTGTGGCAGGACAAGCAGGGCGTCAAGGACATCAGCGAGCTCCTGGAGCCCAAGCCCACCCTCTCCCCCGACGACCCGTCGCTGCGGCACATCGCGCCGGAGCTGCGGGCCGCCTTCACCTCCGGCTCGGCGCCGGTGCACGACCGCTCGCGGCTGCCGCGGGAGTTCGACGAGCTGCACAACGGGCACGAGGGCAGCCACCACTTCCTGGTGGACGACTTCGTGACGGCCGTCAACACCCGCACGCTGCCGTCGGTGAACGCCTGGGTCGCGGCCCGCTACACCCTGCCGGGCGTGATCGCGCACGAGTCGGCACGGCAGGGCGGGGTGCGGCTGGAGATCCCGGACTTCGGGGACGCGCCGGAGAGCTGA
- a CDS encoding S1 family peptidase: MRHARRRIVRRVTRLAAVGGLLLGGTMVTQAAMATETPSGAATERSTPESVVTNPGTALVKKLGTARTAGTWLDDEGRPVVAVTDDRSAATVREAGAEPKLVDHSMNELKSATATLRSAPKVPGTAWVTDYKTNQVIVQADSTVSATDWASLTKTAADIGSYVRMERTAGKFTTRVNGAQPILSTGGRCSAGFNVTNGTNDFILTAGHCGPTGSTWFSDNTAQQQVGQTVQQSFPVNDFSLVQYASGKAGDGADVVAIGDGNGVRITGTGDAAVGQRVFRSGSTTGLKDGQVTGLDATVNYPEGTVSGLIETNVCAEPGDSGGPMFSEGIALGITSGGSGDCTTGGTTFFQPVTRALAQLGVTLIVAAPSGNGQGGGTPPSGAPQPSLSPTQAAIAPGSTSPGSTTPVTGIGGGTSLAARLTDPNNIGPGLLVIGGSLIALVATRYIRAEQDRKAYRDYYSATWG; this comes from the coding sequence ATGAGGCACGCACGACGACGGATCGTCCGGCGAGTGACACGGCTGGCGGCAGTCGGCGGACTCCTCCTGGGCGGGACCATGGTCACCCAGGCGGCCATGGCCACGGAGACGCCCTCCGGCGCGGCGACGGAGCGCAGCACCCCGGAGTCCGTCGTCACCAACCCCGGGACGGCGCTGGTCAAGAAGCTGGGCACCGCGCGCACCGCGGGGACCTGGCTCGACGACGAGGGGCGCCCGGTCGTGGCGGTCACCGACGACAGGTCGGCCGCCACGGTGCGCGAGGCGGGCGCCGAGCCGAAGCTCGTGGACCACAGCATGAACGAGCTGAAGTCGGCGACGGCCACGCTGCGTTCGGCTCCCAAGGTGCCCGGGACGGCGTGGGTCACGGACTACAAGACCAACCAGGTGATCGTGCAGGCCGACAGCACGGTGTCGGCCACCGACTGGGCGAGCCTGACGAAGACCGCGGCGGACATCGGCAGTTACGTCCGTATGGAGCGCACCGCGGGGAAGTTCACCACCCGGGTCAACGGCGCCCAGCCGATCCTGTCGACCGGCGGGCGCTGTTCGGCCGGGTTCAACGTGACGAACGGGACGAACGACTTCATCCTCACCGCCGGTCACTGCGGTCCGACCGGTTCGACCTGGTTCTCCGACAACACGGCCCAGCAGCAGGTGGGCCAGACCGTCCAGCAGAGCTTCCCGGTCAACGACTTCTCGCTCGTGCAGTACGCGAGCGGCAAGGCCGGCGACGGCGCCGACGTCGTGGCGATCGGCGACGGCAACGGGGTGCGCATCACGGGGACGGGCGACGCGGCCGTGGGCCAGCGGGTGTTCCGCAGCGGCAGCACCACCGGGCTGAAGGACGGACAGGTCACCGGCCTCGACGCGACGGTGAACTATCCGGAGGGCACGGTCAGCGGGCTGATCGAGACGAACGTGTGCGCCGAACCGGGGGACAGTGGCGGGCCGATGTTCTCGGAGGGCATCGCGCTCGGCATCACCTCGGGCGGCAGCGGTGACTGCACGACGGGCGGTACGACGTTCTTCCAGCCGGTGACGCGGGCGCTGGCGCAGCTCGGGGTGACGCTCATCGTGGCGGCGCCGTCGGGCAACGGGCAGGGCGGCGGCACCCCGCCGTCCGGTGCTCCCCAGCCCTCCCTCTCCCCCACCCAGGCGGCGATCGCGCCGGGTTCGACCTCGCCGGGCTCGACGACCCCGGTGACGGGGATCGGCGGCGGGACGTCCCTCGCCGCCCGGCTCACCGACCCGAACAACATCGGCCCGGGCCTGCTGGTCATCGGCGGCAGTCTGATCGCCCTGGTCGCCACCCGGTACATCCGCGCCGAACAGGACCGCAAGGCCTACCGGGACTACTACTCGGCGACTTGGGGCTGA